From Mytilus edulis chromosome 8, xbMytEdul2.2, whole genome shotgun sequence, one genomic window encodes:
- the LOC139485379 gene encoding copper transport protein ATOX1-like, protein MSQTYQFNMEMTCEGCANAAKRVLGKQGDKVTEVVTDVPTKTVTVTSTLSADEVLEVLKKTNIAVSLKGC, encoded by the exons ACTTaccaatttaatatggaaatgaCATGTGAAGGATGTGCTAATGCAGCTAAAAGAGTGCTTGGAAAACAGGGTG ATAAAGTGACTGAAGTCGTTACTGATGTTCCAACGAAAACAGTGACAGTGACATCTACATTGTCAGCTGATGAAGTATTGGAAGTgctgaagaaaacaaatattgcTGTATCACTCAAAG GTTGTTGA